The Mytilus edulis chromosome 12, xbMytEdul2.2, whole genome shotgun sequence genome contains a region encoding:
- the LOC139499246 gene encoding uncharacterized protein, protein MEEAKEHMRSPPLCQDEDVPCTDISKSGNHKEDKMKQKRKTAKPDKPYVTEEINKSDHIILKWEHNGELGVDEFYQILIKQYPDGKWKIFQTPKPCITRIVTVDGLKAETSYVFKVRKANDTTGEDGPFSPESDIIVTGESPAFKIMKRSEKIEDGIPAVYRLPIQEIPQARNEASQTRKFILGTPGHNTKEKTVMIVGATGPGKSTLINGMANYAMGVTWEDPFRFTLIHLETCEKERVGNEALSQTEWITCYTICSDVASRIDYTINFIDTPGFGDTRGLEQDAKIVSQIRDMFTAKDARGVATLDAVCFILKAPDARLTTTQKYIFESILALFGNDIKNNICTLVTFADGQRPPVLAALEALEGTPLPFTTYFPFNNSALFVDNRADHQGTLSPFFWEMGMKSCGDFFQSLDGLQTRSLLLTAEVLTKRQKLENTILHLQEEIDLGLSKINLLEQEVNIFTKYKRQIQDNENFEYEVEESKMEKVDISGKGIYTTTCLTCNFTCHNNCAFANDSEKANCCAMGSGGHCTECPKNCHWSQHSNVPYVFEWYTQKVKKTYSEMKDKYQQANRKKMSQEEVLEEMHEEIKVLEIGIQMKVEEITEYGNRLKEIALRPDPLSTVQYIELMIESEMREKKSGFNQRIETLEQCKKRAEIGKTFQIFEHRLRDTRATLNASTAADDSMSSDKDQKGVFKKFKQLLFG, encoded by the exons ATGGAAGAGGCAAAAg AGCACATGAGATCGCCACCATTGTG TCAAGATGAAGATGTCCCTTGTACAGATATCTCAAAAAGTGGTAATCATAAAGAAGACAAAATGAAGCAA aAGAGGAAGACAGCCAAACCTGACAAACCATACGTAACAGAAGAAATTAACAAGTCAGATCATATCATTCTCAAATGGGAGCATAACGGTGAATTGGGTGTAGATGAATTctatcaaatattaataaagcAATATCCAGACGGCAAATGGAAGATTTTCCAAACACCAAAGCCATGCATTACTCGCATAGTAACCGTTGATGGTCTCAAAGCAGAAACATCTTATGTATTTAAAGTCCGCAAAGCAAACGACACAACAGGTGAAGATGGCCCGTTCAGTCCTGAAAGTGACATTATTGTCACTGGCGAATCACCAGCATTCAAAATAATGAAGAGGTCCGAAAAGATAGAAGATGGTATTCCTGCAGTGTATAGACTACCAATTCAAGAAATCCCACAAGCAAGAAATGAGGCCTCTCAAACAAGAAAGTTTATCTTAG GGACACCAGGACACAACACAAAAGAGAAAACAGTTATGATTGTTGGTGCAACGGGGCCGGGGAAGAGTACATTGATAAACGGTATGGCCAACTATGCAATGGGTGTTACTTGGGAAGACCCCTTCAGATTCACACTTATACACTTAGAGACTTGCGAAAAAGAACGAGTTGGCAATGAG GCCCTGTCTCAGACTGAATGGATCACATGTTATACTATATGCAGCGACGTGGCGAGCCGAATAGATTACACAATCAATTTTATAGATACACCAGGATTTGGAGACACACGTGGCCTCGAACAAGATGCCAAGATTGTTTCACAGATAAGAGACATGTTCACAGCAAAAGATGCAAGAGGTGTTGCTACATTAGATGCTGTCTGTTTCATTCTGAAAGCGCCAGATGCAAGATTGACAACCACTCAGAAATATATCTTTGAATCTATTTTAGCATTATTCGGAAATGATATCAAGAATAATATATGCACCCTTGTTACATTTGCTGATGGCCAACGCCCTCCTGTTCTGGCTGCGTTGGAGGCATTGGAAGGTACGCCACTCCCCTTTACGACTTACTTTCCATTTAACAACTCAGCTTTATTCGTAGACAACAGAGCAGATCACCAAGGAACCCTTTCGCCATTTTTCTGGGAAATGGGAATGAAAAGTTGCGGGGATTTCTTTCAAAGTCTCGATGGTTTACAAACAAGAAGTCTCCTCCTAACTGCAGAGGTTCTGACGAAAAGGCAGAAACTCGAAAATACGATTCTACATCTGCAAGAAGAAATCGACTTGGGTCTTTCGAAAATCAACCTGTTAGAGCAAGAAGTGAATatctttacaaaatacaaaaggCAAATACAGGACAACGAGAACTTTGAATACGAGGTTGAGGAAAGTAAGATGGAAAAAGTAGATATAAGTGGGAAAGGAATATATACAACAACCTGCTTAACCTGTAACTTTACTTGCCACAACAATTGTGCATTTGCCAATGACAGTGAAAAGGCAAACTGCTGTGCAATGGGATCGGGTGGCCATTGTACTGAGTGTCCTAAAAATTGCCATTGGTCACAACATTCTAACGTTCCTTATGTATTTGAATGGTATACGCAGAAAGTCAAGAAGACATATTCGGAAATGAAGGATAAATACCAGCAGGCAAACCGGAAGAAGATGTCACAAGAAGAAGTATTGGAAGAAATGCACGAAGAAATCAAAGTATTAGAGATTGGAATACAGATGAAGGTAGAAGAAATTACAGAATATGGCAACAGATTAAAAGAAATAGCTCTTCGTCCTGATCCTTTGAGTACTGTCCAGTATATTGAACTGATGATTGAAAGCGAAATGCGAGAGAAAAAATCGGGATTTAATCAGAGAATTGAAACCTTAGAGCAATGTAAAAAGAGAGCTGAAATTGGgaaaacttttcaaatttttgaacatCGATTACGCGACACACGAGCCACCTTAAACGCATCTACTGCTGCAGATGATAGTATGTCTTCAGATAAAGATCAAAAGGgtgttttcaaaaaatttaagCAATTGCTATTTGGATAG